The Brassica napus cultivar Da-Ae unplaced genomic scaffold, Da-Ae ScsIHWf_2778;HRSCAF=3551, whole genome shotgun sequence genome includes a region encoding these proteins:
- the LOC106431689 gene encoding uncharacterized protein DDB_G0283357-like produces MAIEHIGLHKATPKRILKFMDQKSLTRAHIASKLQKYRRNLKRDEDQRMKDRIAMHSTFSSADGYINPQHSYNYNTRLGNNNLFNVQPGYGLGQTSFMGNNNAGLHDSLNCMNRRPTYDLSQTGSKLLPMRGNLGFQNGMLPVKEEWRSIPGTSQAPRFGQYGTTSNALGMNYNPTTGTMGSNNYVGIRGDENGDLVGLGGLRVNGNGNGSFSGARVHGTGSGSLQGMSVYGNGHGSSLGGRGVHGTGNGSLERMRVPGNGHGTGNGSLGGIRVHGTGNGSLERIRVPGNGHVTGNGHGTGNGSLGGIRIHGNNNGIRIHDTSNGYGSFGGVKVHGTGNSNFSPDGIIVHGNSNSNDSLGGIRVHGTDSVGGIRVHGTDAGSVVGGNVHGTSNGNGSLGVNFGMNCNFNNNNMSNHGSSTPMFPSELSSFFGNKDQSQNNLIAQTGGVIPALEKPKMFSDHHDINEVFSDTNNSQFHQNQHQGNLAGVNVGMNWNFNNNNMSNHGSSTPTVPSALSSFFGNKDQSQNNLISQTGGVIPALEKPKMFSDHHDINEVFSDTNNSQFHQNQHQGNLAGVNVGMNWNFNNNDMSNHGSSTPTVPSALSSFFGNKDQSQNNLISQTGGVIPALEKPKMFSDHHDINEVFSDTNNSQFHQNQHQGNLAAVNVGMNWNSNNNNMSNHGSSTPMFPSALSSFFGNKDQSQNNLVSQTGGVIPALEKPKIFSDHHDINEVFSDTNNSQFHQNQHQGNLTGVNVEAPTAYPLEDISSWSFNDGTNNEEMLDTLVANLEMYLPTQDMNITNQGNNHEEMFNSLAANPEMHFPTQDMNITNQDCDDEDFMDYLIDPDMN; encoded by the exons ATGGCCATTGAACACATTGGCCTTCATA AGGCCACGCCTAAGaggattttaaaattcatggacCAGAAATCCCTGACGAGAGCACACATAGCCAGCAAACTACAG AAGTACCGACGAAACTTGAAAAGAGATGAAGATCAAAGAATGAAGGACAGAATAGCTATGCACTCAACATTTTCATCAGCAGATGGCTACATCAACCCACAACACTCTTACAACTACAACACAAGGCTAGGCAACAACAATCTTTTCAATGTCCAACCTGGCTATGGTCTCGGTCAAACTAGCTTCATGGGGAACAACAATGCTGGTTTACATGACTCTCTCAACTGTATGAACCGTAGACCCACCTATGATTTGAGCCAAACCGGATCCAAGTTGCTTCCCATGAGAGGCAATCTTGGGTTTCAAAACGGTATGCTGCCTGTAAAAGAGGAATGGAGAAGCATTCCCGGAACATCTCAAGCTCCTAGGTTTGGACAATATGGTACAACAAGCAATGCTTTGGGTATGAACTATAATCCTACTACTGGTACTATGGGCAGTAATAATTACGTTGGGATCAGAGGAGATGAAAATGGAGATTTGGTTGGACTTGGTGGATTAAGAGTTAATGGTAATGGTAATGGCTCTTTCAGTGGAGCAAGGGTTCATGGTACTGGTAGTGGCTCTCTTCAAGGAATGAGCGTTTATGGTAATGGTCATGGGTCGTCTCTTGGTGGAAGAGGAGTTCATGGTACTGGTAATGGCTCTCTTGAACGAATGAGAGTTCCTGGTAATGGTCATGGTACTGGTAATGGCTCTCTAGGTGGAATAAGAGTTCATGGTACTGGTAATGGCTCTCTTGAAAGAATAAGAGTTCCTGGTAATGGTCATGTTACTGGTAATGGTCATGGTACTGGTAATGGCTCTCTTGGTGGAATAAGAATCCATGGTAATAATAATGGAATAAGAATTCATGATACTAGTAATGGCTATGGCTCTTTTGGTGGAGTAAAAGTTCATGGTACTGGTAATAGTAATTTCTCTCCTGATGGAATCATAGTTCATGGTAATAGTAACAGTAATGACTCTCTTGGTGGAATAAGAGTTCATGGTACTGACTCTGTTGGTGGGATAAGAGTTCATGGTACTGATGCTGGCTCTGTAGTTGGAGGAAATGTTCATGGTACTAGTAATGGTAATGGTTCTCTTGGTGTAAATTTTGGCATGAACTGTAACTTCAATAACAACAACATGAGTAACCATGGAAGTTCAACTCCAATGTTTCCTTCTGAATTGTCATCGTTCTTTGGTAATAAGGATCAGTCACAAAACAACTTGATTGCTCAAACTGGTGGTGTGATCCCTGCACTAGAGAAACCCAAAATGTTTAGTGATCACCATGACATCAACGAGGTTTTTTCTGATACAAATAACTCTCAGTTTCATCAGAATCAG CATCAAGGTAACCTGGCTGGTGTAAATGTTGGCATGAACTGGAACTTCAATAACAACAACATGAGTAACCATGGAAGTTCAACTCCAACGGTTCCTTCTGCATTGTCATCGTTCTTTGGTAATAAGGATCAGTCACAAAACAACTTGATTTCTCAAACTGGTGGTGTGATCCCTGCACTAGAGAAACCCAAAATGTTTAGTGATCACCATGACATCAACGAGGTTTTTTCTGATACAAATAACTCTCAGTTTCATCAGAATCAG CATCAAGGTAACCTGGCTGGTGTAAATGTTGGCATGAACTGGAACTTCAATAACAACGACATGAGTAACCATGGAAGTTCAACTCCAACGGTTCCTTCTGCATTGTCATCGTTCTTTGGTAATAAGGATCAGTCACAAAACAACTTGATTTCTCAAACTGGTGGTGTGATCCCTGCACTAGAGAAACCCAAAATGTTTAGTGATCACCATGACATCAACGAGGTTTTTTCTGATACAAATAACTCTCAGTTTCATCAGAATCAG CATCAAGGTAACCTGGCTGCTGTAAATGTTGGCATGAACTGGAACTCCAATAACAACAACATGAGTAACCATGGAAGTTCAACTCCAATGTTTCCTTCTGCATTGTCATCGTTCTTTGGTAATAAGGATCAGTCACAAAACAACTTGGTTTCTCAAACTGGTGGTGTGATCCCTGCACTAgagaaaccaaaaatatttagtgATCACCATGACATCAACGAGGTTTTTTCTGATACAAATAACTCTCAGTTTCATCAGAATCAG CATCAAGGTAACCTGACTGGTGTAAATGTTGAGGCGCCTACTGCTTATCCTCTTGAAGACATTAGCAGTTGGAGTTTCAATGAC GGTACCAATAATGAAGAGATGTTGGACACTCTCGTTGCTAATCTGGAGATGTATTTGCCTACTCAGGACATGAACATTACAAATCAG GGTAATAATCATGAAGAAATGTTTAACTCTCTTGCTGCTAATCCGGAGATGCACTTTCCTACTCAGGACATGAACATTACAAATCAG gATTGTGACGATGAAGACTTCATGGACTATTTGATCGATCCTGACATGAATTGA